From the Limanda limanda chromosome 7, fLimLim1.1, whole genome shotgun sequence genome, the window TCCAATCAGCTTTCAGGAGAAACCAGGATTCAGCCAATGAGCTGCAACTCTTTACAAACCACAAACATCTCAggctttgtctctgtgtggaaTTTATTTCAGTTCAGCACTGAGACGTCATCTGGAAGCTATtactgagagtgtgtgtgtgtgtgtgtgtgtgtgtgtgtgtgtgtgtgtgtgtgtgtgtgtgtgtgtgtgtgtgaccacagTCTACTCACATTTCTGTCTCAagtcaaataaaactaaactctGTGAGGACATGAGACTTATTTAAACTTCATTTAcaaatgaaaattcctccagaatacgtacattttcaccactttctaactttctgcaaattttggtaagaatttgagcatgttaaagccctcaaaaagccaattcatttgcctgaataataataataataagcacatgcattttgaagcgttgcatgctttttgcctgaaaaaaaaaaaaaaaatgactgaggaaatattgacacatagagctgttcaggcttggactctgatcatgagacagaagtttggtggtgataggacaatgcacagtggactCTTTTTAGcgcgccgtacctcaatgttgacacagtttgagaaaatgtcccaattctgagcgagggagagacgtgacctttgcaagacataaagtttcctttgatctaggaagactgacactgcaggagtggagttttttgtttacggctcagcatcaaaggattcatgatCCATGTATGTCTGCGTTACAGAAcactgtgttttaatggcgtgtaatcaaactttgacgccacccctaggtcacaccgtgtgacgaaaaaaaaatccctcagtcagtttgtatttccatcttgttgtgatgacactcatctcaatttgaagtttatccgatgaaagccctggtacaagcacatcaaagtaaaaatgtggaatatggccaaaatggccactaaatgcaaaatagcaggcttcctgttgtgtttttccaattgcacctaccggtcaatgtgaacacgttccaggggtctggGGGGGCACccttgagccattttgcgacgcccattgaaaattcctccagaatacgtaaattttcaccactttctaactttctgcaaattttggtaagaatttgagcatgttaaagccctcaaaaagccaattcatttgcctgaataataatccttacaatttccatagggcctcacctgacctttgatgtcagagCTCGGGCCTTAATtacaaaaagcagaaaacacaaatgttagTGCAGCTATCCTTGTTGGGACACTAACTCACTTTGGTCCCCAGTAGCTTTGGTCCCCACAAGGTCCCAGAAAAGGTCTCAAAGAGACAACTAaaacatgtacaaacacacactcttcatcatcatcatcatcagctgtGGGATGAGGTCACTGTTACATCACAGCGTcctcactgtgacatcatcctCTTTACTGCACTCACACTCAGCTTTAAACCGTCATGTTACCAACGTGTTTCTGCTGAGTCGCTGATTTATTCTTTCACATCAATTATTCATGTTTAGAAACCAGATCATCGTCAATACTGAGCCATGAGCTCAGGAaacagtgacctctgacctcagaggAGCCTCCTGACCCGATTGGTCGCTCCGTCCTCCAACATAATCATAATGAATCTGATGCTGTGGAGATTCATCAGGGTTAAAGTTAAAGGGAGTGGGtcggagtttgtgtgtgtgtgtgtttgtatgtgtgtgtgcgtgcatgtgtgtgtgtgtgtgtgtttgtgtgtgtgtttgtgtgtgtgtgtgtgtgtgtgtgtttgtgtgtgtgcagatgtgaaCATGATGGGAGAGGTCATGGGAAAACATCAACAGGCTAATGCAAAGCAGATGGTGTATGTGTgcgattgtgtgagtgtgttttcagtCAGTGCATTTCCATTGACTACAACTAGATGAGCGTTCAGGGTGCAACACAACGACCCTCGGGGGGGTAagacaggtcagacaggtaGGCAGACAGCTGATGGTGAATCCTGGTAGAACCTACATCACACGCTGAGCATGTGACCTACATCCCACCTGACGTACAGCTGCCTAGATATCGACTTCACAACAACACCGGCCACagcagctgtgattggtcggatCCTCCACGACTCAACGGTTGTTCAACAACTAATTTCTCCAACTCCATGATGAATGTTTGAGTCTCCACACACAGCGACTCAGAGAGAAGCCGACCACTGCCACAGAAACAGAGTATGaacaaactgaatttaaaatatCTGGATAAATATTTCTCTAACCGGTGGATTTCCTCCCTCGTGATGGAAATAACCAAAACCATTTCCTGGACGGACTAGTACCACTGCAGTGTTTCAACATCTGTCCACATCAGGGAAACAAAATGAGGTTCTAGCATCTTTAAGGATCTTTAGTTTAAATCGTCCTTCTGGTTGTTCTGTGATTGAGAAGGTTCTGGTGGTTTCTGGGCTCATTCAGGAGGTTCTAGAGCGGATGAGATTCTACAGGTCTTAGATGAGGTTCTAGTGGTTTACCCCACAAGATGGTTCAAGTCATACCTCAGGACCATTGAGTGGATTATATGGTTCCTTTAGGTGAATGTAGATGTTCCTGAGGAGGTTCTAGGTTAAACGTTTCTCATCGTGAACCTTCTACTTGGTTTAGGTTTGGTTTGGGAGACTCTGTTAATCTTCACTATTCCTTTAGGAGGTTCTATGGGTCTTTCATGACATCtagcagcagcagaggtggtTCTATGAATCATTAATGTGTTGTAGTGTTGAGGAGGCTCTAGGTTCTGGATGTGGTTCTAACCTTCAGGGGGTTAATGGTCATAGGAGGTTATGGTTCTCATGGGTTTAGCTGCATCGCTCCAGTCTCACACAGATCCGTTGTGAACGTGGTTCCAACAGGACGAAGAAGAACAAAGGTTCCGTTTCTGCATCAGACGGAACCGACAGAACCTCTGAGCTGCTTCCAGCTGTTTGACCTACAGACGCTGGAGTCTGTTGATTCACCTTCATCACTACAAACCGCCATTTTAATGGttaacgtgtgtgtgcgcgggCGTGTAGGGGgtgtgtccgtctgtctgcagaaacacacacacagaaacacacacacagaaacacacacacaaaaacacacacccacagaaacacacacacacagaaacacacacacagaaacacacacagaaacacacacacagaaacacacacacacacagtctgtaacGAGTCTGATGTCTGTGTCAGTGCTGATGGGATATTGATTatgttattgattattgatcagGTGACGTCACGCGGATCAGTGACAGCGGTGCAGACACATCTGGCGGACGCAGTCTCGTGCAGCATCACATCCGCTGCGGCGAGATGTCGGTcagtgtgtgcgcgtgcacgccacacagcggGCACGCGCGGATGCCTTTCCCATCATCAGCATCACCAGGATTATTGTGaccctcttcatcttcatcttcatcagcaccattattatcatcatcatcatcatctgaagCTGTACGCGCGCCCGTGCGTGTGCACAGCTGCGGCTTCCTCCCTCGTGCAGCggtttccagtgtgtgtgtgtgtgtgtgtgtgtgtgtgtgtgtgtgtgtgtgtgcgtgtgcgtgtgtgtgcgtgcccgCGCGTCACTCACCCCTGCTCAGGCTGCTTCTGTCCATGTACATCGCGCAGCACAACACGAATCCGGTCATTAAAGAGACGTTAGTTCCGGAGAGAGGCTCTCCCGGTCCACAGCACGAGCAAGAAACCggtcacacgcacacgcacacactgtcacacacacacacacacggaccgGCACCACCGACACACGGACGGTCCGGACCCGCCGCAGAGCCGCTGCAGGACGGCGAAGTAGGTTAGATCCGATCGGTTTGTTCAGTGGGTCTGCCCGGCGAGGGGGAGGCGGGCGGCGgcacagagggagggggggggggtgatagagagagagcgagagcgagagagagacagagagagagagagagacagagagagcgagagcgagaagggagagagagagatagacacagtgagagagcatcctctctctcttccatttTGGTTTCCTTGACAACAAGtacagagggaagagagagggggagagagagagcagtgctGACAGTGTAGGTGTGTAAATgtgaattctctctctctctctcacacacacacacacacacacacacacacacacacacacacacacacacacacacacacacacacacacacacacacacacacacacacacacacacacactaaaataaCCTTTAAAGAATTCTCCTTCCTGCTTGGAGCTCAGCTTCTCTAACAGCGATCAGAGCTTCTCCTGTTCTCCGGCTGGTTAGAGTCACCGTCTTATCAACCGGGATCTGGAAGCTCCAGAGGATCTGAGCTCCATCACTCAACCACCTTCATGTGGACGTCAGGAcctcagggtcagggttagggtcttCCAGTTCATCCTCTGCACAGAGGAACACACTGGGTTGTGTTGTTCTATCTTGGCGTCCCAGCATCTCTGTGGTTTTGTGCTCAATCGGCCGTCATCAATCGTTATGTGTGAACGATTCAAAGAAACTCGCCAATACGTAGACGACAAGTCGCAGCCTCCGATCGGCCATCCAacctagggttagggttagatggCCCGGTTCTGCAGGTTAGAGAACCCTGACCTGCAGAACCGGGTGAAGGGACATGTAGCGGTGCGGCGCCCCTGATTCATTACATCACCTCTCAGTGGCATCAACCAATCAATGTGTGCGTGAGGGACAGTAACAAACTCATCAGGAGTTAGGTTCACTCAGACTGATTCTGGATGTCTGTCGGGTTCAGACGGGTAGAGACAGACAAATGTCCCAACCCAATAGTTCTGTATTCTTTAGAACTGTGACGTCCAGTGAAGTTCACTTCTTGTGTCGCTCTGCAGCAGGAGCATCAGTTAGGGAACAGTCCGGGTTCCTCCTGGTCAGAGACTCAGGATCCcatcatctcatcatctcatGCAAGgtttgtgggactaataaagaatCTCATCTTCAATGACCTGACTTCCCTTCATCTCATCGTGTCTCATCTAATCTGATGTCATCGTATCTCAGCTCCTCTCATACACACCTGTACCTCCAGCTGCAACAGGACCAGACTCAAGGAGCTGGACACTGATGACAGTTACATCCCAGCTACTGAAGAAGCTGGGAGAGGGTCAACAAATCAAACCCACCCTCATTTTACTAAAACAGTGAAACTCCACCCctctgaggaggaccaggagatggaaaaacaaacacactgtcatCATCTGACAGGGGGAGGAGATGAAACAAcaggctgacctctgacctctcacacatcccctccccccccagAGCAACAGTGAGAGACCCAGTGAcctagagagagagaagctcgcTCGTCCCCAGAGACAGATATGAATGTTAAGAGAGAGTGCTCATgagtgtgcatatgtgtgtgtgtgtgtgcgtgtgtgtgtgtgtgtttgggggggggggggttctcatATGAATTACAAACATTTCATGTGTGACGTTGTAATTTTGCACACGTTTGTATATCTATCTTAGAAAAGACATTAATTGGCATAAAATCAAACCCCTAAACCAAGCGTTTGTAAGTTGTAGGCTCAAAATGGtacaaacacgtacacacacacacacacacgtacacactctaTTTTTGACTCCTCATATCTGACTCTACATGTCCTGATGCTGAgaggaccgggggggggggggggcatgagcATCACATTCTCACAGGACAactctgtgcttttattttatttaaaaaaaaaatgatattaatGAACCTTCATTAATCcagcttttcacacacacacgactaaAATCCTTCTTCACCTTGTAAATTCATATCactaaattacaatgtgaaaccaaaagtaACATATCAAATGAAACTGTGGAACAAACATGAAGCTTCAGACTCAGAGAGGAAACATCCTCAAGTCCTTTAtagaccagaaccagaacctggTTGTTTATTCTCACAATAATTCTGATTGAAGAAATTATGAGATTTTTAAAAGCGAAGTCTTAAATGTTGAAGCCAACCAAACGTTCCGAAGTGTTCTCCGTTCACTCACctgtcctgcagggggcgtCACTGAGCGGCTGTGTGGAGCTCAGGTGGTAGGAGAACCTCTTGGTGCTGAAGTGACTGGAGAAGGaggtggggggaggaggggggggtggggagcaGCTGGGTTCGTTCAGCTGCATGACCTCACCTGCACCTCAGCTCACAcacgggtcagaggtcacttaCAGTCTGTCTTCTTCCCGTCTCCACATCTTTTAAAAccaggcttttattgtgaagggttCAGCAGCATCGTGTCTGTGCCATGTGGAGGTCTCTCACcctacctctctctcccccatcctccccctcttttctttcctgaaaaacaaacttttaagaGTCTTCTGTTCCTCATGTCCGACGCTCACAGATCCAGACGAGTCCCGTGAACACAACACGTCCACGTCTCCAGAGCAGCCGCTGATCCCAGAGCAGAAAGAATCCGGTTCCTCATGAGCTGCTGAACGAGTCCACtcagctcttcttcttcactcagAGTCTTCGTCTCTCAGTTCAACGTCACTTTGTCTGAGCaggcagacggagagagagacacgtagagacagagacagacagacatgtctctctctctctttgtctctctttcgGCTGCTTCAGGCTTTTGTGTGAAAATCTAATTTGAGCTTCAGACCTACacgactcctcctcctgtgtccaGACATCTGATCCCAGACCAGCCCCCCCACATCTGTTTCCCATTTTCTGCTTCctcgtttgtttttttatgttgaaattCGAAGCAGAAGAAAGAttccagatgtttttatttttataatttccacCTAGTGTTGTCCATGAGACGTTAACTTGTCCAGTAGAGGGCTCCACCTGCCTCCAGGTTTCACACTGAACTTCCCGAGATGAGTCATGTGACTCCGTCTTAACGCTGAGAAAACTCTTCCCACCACTTTCATCCCCAATCATTGTTTGCATTcaactacatttcccatcaggcTTTGTTTCGCCCTGTAACtctttgaggtcagaggtcagacgagtttgttttgttttataaacaATCGTTTCTTGTTTAAAACTTGACTTTATTGACAAACGGTTAAAAACATGGTAGGAGTTCACGTTGTCTCCACGACACCGAAGAGGAATTCAGCGAGTTTCCGACCGTCGGCTTCTCAGGCTGTAACGAGGCTGAGGGTccagaggaaacaaaacacaggtcagaggtcagaggtcatgcaGGACAAGTCTGTTTTGGTTTGAAAGTCATAATCCTCTTCTACTGTGGAGTATAACTGTGACCTCCACAGATCATCAATAACCAATAATCACATCTCACCTACCTGTTTGTCCTCCACTAGGATGCTGTAcaccagaggggaggagggggggtggcgACAGCGCCGGGCTGGACTCACTGAGGCATTGTGGGTAGTGTACGGCAGCATGGTGACATCAGCCTTCCTCCGACCGGTCACAGTGAAATCTGGGTATTCTGAGTATTGATCAGGTGatgaacatattttacattttgtctttAAACCTTATATTGAAATATTGTCACACTTCCCAGTTTTTGTTTAACATGAATTTTCTTTGTGTAGATGTGTGcgtttgcctgtgtgtgcgtcttgACAATATTTTGTCCGGCTCTTCACAGGATTCGCCCTATTTGACGCGTCTCCGCGTGTGGGCGGCGACGCAGGACAAGCGGCCTGAGACAGGCACTGACCTGAGTGtgagaggtgagacaggtacTGACCTGAGTGtgagaggtgagacaggtacTGACCTGAGTGtgagaggtgagacaggtgtgagacgtttgactcgtcctcgtcctcctggaGGACATAATGGCTGAGGTCAGAAACACAGGCTTCCTCCCGCCCGTCCTCTGCTTCACGACACTTCCCCCGGTTCTTGTCCGTCATGGTTCTTGTCCTGGTTTCCCCGAGACGCTCtgcacagagacagacgagCTGCAGTTCCTTTTCGCTCCACTAGAGGCTGCTGTGAGAGAGGTTCAACTTTGAGCTGCCTCACGGAGCTTCTTTGTGCGGACTCACCTGCACGCTGTAGCGCCTCCTGCAGGCCATGCTGCGTCTCCCTGAgcttctgcagcagctgcagactcTGCTGCACAGGGTCTCTGTAGCGAACACACGCGTACAGCAgaacacacactcccacacacgcCATGAGCCGCCGCAACACGCCAACATACACACTCAGCACCTCCTGGAGAAACAGGACCAATCAGCAGGGTGAGGACAGTGAAAAGCATGATGTCAGAGTGATGTCAGAGTGATGTCAGAGTTGTACTcaccatgtgtttgtgttcaggagTATCAGAGCTCATCACAAACTGATAAATCTTCATCTCCAGGTAGAAATTTAAACACACCAAACTCAACAACAccaacctacacacacacacacacacacacatagatttaCTATAGTCTCTATCATAAAGTATAATTCGTCTCTAGGTGGCACGGGGAGGAGCTACAGTTGCCTGCATCTGAATTGGTTCGGGTTAGCAGGTGGTTGCCTGGCTAGAAATTGGGGGGTTACCTATCTctaaatggggggggggggggggagtggttACCTGGCTCTGGAGGAGCGCTGGGTGCTGCTGAGCAGGAAGCAGGTGAAAAGAGCTGCAGCGTTGTAGCAGCACGAGCTCAGACTGTGAGTCTCCATCAACAAGAAACTCTGCAGGAAGGTAACTCTGTTAAAGAGCTCagacagcgccacctgctgctCCCTGGAGGCACTACTGAGTTCTGAGAATAGCGCCTGCAGgcctgagagagacagagacagatagagagagagagacagagagacagagagacagagacagacagacagagacagagagactcaTGTGCCTTCTTCTTCATGCGTTTCATCACAGGAAGATGAATGATGTCAGCACCACACAGTTCACACTGAGGTTTACACTATAAACAGCTCATCAACCAGGAAGAACTCTGGAGGAGAGTTCACTCTGGTCTTCATCAAATCTCCCTGAGACACAGTGTGAGTTTACCCTGAGTGGAGTCTTGCAGGGTGACTCTCAGCTCCTCTCCATtgtggaggatctcctgctgagCCTGTAAGGCAGCACCCTGGGCTTCAAGAAGTTCCTCAGCCATCTGCCTGGTGGACTGAAGCTGCTCAGCGACACCTGCTGAACTCTCTGTTAACCTGTGAGCAGAGAACTGAGTCAATAAACAGACTTTCACTGGACCACAGCGCTTTCTGCAGGTGTCGGATTCTGTTCGGCACTTTAGTAACTGCAAAGAATAGCATTGGTTTATTTACGATCTCAACAATGTTATGACAATGACATTGGCAAAACTTTTTCTCGCATCTCTGCATGGACAACTGACGTGTCT encodes:
- the LOC133004625 gene encoding uncharacterized protein LOC133004625 yields the protein MAARVAAVVLLLLGLCSGSGPASGPGSGPDLERGRMQLLRVQSLARFGDCWARALQHLDTRCKDMTSESQRWIALRFTHCHLSSSGRDFPSCPAGSDVSSCTGGMDVAAFNAFTEFFTHTHAICHFLQSEAWQSRAEDTMFRLTESSAGVAEQLQSTRQMAEELLEAQGAALQAQQEILHNGEELRVTLQDSTQGLQALFSELSSASREQQVALSELFNRVTFLQSFLLMETHSLSSCCYNAAALFTCFLLSSTQRSSRARLVLLSLVCLNFYLEMKIYQFVMSSDTPEHKHMEVLSVYVGVLRRLMACVGVCVLLYACVRYRDPVQQSLQLLQKLRETQHGLL